A single region of the Euwallacea similis isolate ESF13 chromosome 22, ESF131.1, whole genome shotgun sequence genome encodes:
- the Bap170 gene encoding AT-rich interactive domain-containing protein 2 isoform X3, with the protein MAEIVGKDEATYSKERDSFLRDLRHFHEVRGTPFKRCPTLGGKEIDLYLLYSLITAEGGWIKVNSKNLWNNFWPHFKIPSSCVNASVALKQIYLRYLDRWEKVHFLGEDGDRGSDDDEESRHKRWSARVLHAVPHTYVYAQHNVSDEKREQHHLDSNIYRPSDYDRLALSLISPLPNEQDFAINVCTLLSNDNRNNLKLEKHPRIITYLLGHAGIFNYSSLRQLFMYVYSEVRKKPIHNFWSDVLESDEFLDLTNETKFCALVEEDKPCDTLLKDDFLKYAGLDLPPSEQSAKNVCDMDSECEIFEDSLKLPKYVKFKSDSCDRELFCLRRTLGTQDYIGQRVLQIATILRNLCFIEDNVAVLTKNSAFIRFLLLCCCSQWNALKTLGLDMLGNIATDIELKDVQTDLIASFLLKIVSKNLQSDDRAACLSSVEVLNKLSQNEKNEDVLIRSLESNVYNKVCSFLTIHDVMLLIYTLECLYSLSSLGERACNFIANNHGVIDTLVSLVTVEGKSYGPKACIGMKLVETIPSGSQLQSQTQATLQQQQSSPQTSPQPTAVTSSSTHVSNSVTNVLSAAIVSPPPAPCVTPVKIISNISTTPIRNVTIAPQRILTTPVAVTTKTDGVVSAAAKTITLTAPTITTTTPAVAAPPAVQPLTPQQLIQQQHAHQQAIHENEQFALAWLRATYEPSTAGNKVDHQELYKHYLNSCSQIGRRGVISPLHFPRCVRSVFGGTVGPNPMKPANPGDPQFYEGIKVRAQPLKLNIPPSSPPPKPCFNPVSRTGALAVQPKSAVRRKQKVAPVLAAKSDSAPLSVEAEPEGALTILSPSSPILKAQLSAPPKPRESATSTLVAPSDSKSQAMAHPHLSHALLGSGSSSSSTSMTPLAAAPLKLETQDYQLVQTGQSNSSSLIKSLLATKVAARQRLLSQQNATPAEPTPQPKNQSRLDALKMHRINGVRQLFNDSDVGDPSVSSTTQFASTIKGKKEPPQPPPPPLAPLSNHKAKTPPIVNEDSDSLSSTSGIAAVGIVSSTEDNDNSLTSFEGLLNGMPIVEETLNESSDSKDSVKNPGSEISIDKPLRLADLLEKKFDKSPTLLNGSLSKDLKLSSDRSDLLENHIEKALSRDKVRNEVEEVNMEVEEMKVEGVVEIKQGIKRRASEEISEVDAKKAHVLTNVNGSSDPAESSNGEDRPSTVSTAAAKLFADFAADILEDEDEEQLMQVAQTPNPPVVESGPQLIVDNNQQVLLSQPRQIIVSQPQIHTTNQQVVFSSGTSIKTASGQTVIVNAGVQQRQSVLIQPNAGQLLLSQGLQGQVQLVQSSQSGQYVIQTNSSQGYVVAQPQTAVVHGQPQTVLLAQQGQSVGSKTIIILQQQPTGSATHHQKVVVTPQGQQVVVTQVPRPVAQSSSVSNNIQQSKSARPTPAPSPALSTTSTSSSLSNGVKEEPKVKIVRDLTTPYVCEWGDCVIDTKFKSANQVYMHACEAHCPQGDEEVICQWDRCDSLKRKRFSLMTHLHDKHCNVEAMKHSLVRRKKISQGINVEPPPASPTSHPGYAPDAALHAIKRHALEFVNPKELQIKTPKHGGTTTIKVQLPPQDQDDNEGPVTKSIRLTASLILRNLVIYSSHCKRYLKSYESHLANIALSNVESSRTIAQVLYDINDGTTHR; encoded by the exons ATGGCCGAAATTGTCGGGAAAGACGAGGCCACGTACTCCAAGGAAAGAGACAGTTTTCTTCGCGATTTGCGACACTTCCATGAGGTCAGGGG GACTCCCTTTAAACGGTGCCCTACCCTCGGAGGTAAGGAGATTGACCTCTATCTGCTGTATTCACTGATCACAGCTGAAGGGGGCTGGATTAAG GTTAATTCGAAGAACCTGTGGAACAATTTCTGGCCTCATTTCAAGATCCCATCCTCCTGCGTTAACGCATCTGTCGCCCTCAAGCAAATTTACTTAAG gTATTTGGACCGTTGGGAAAAAGTTCACTTTCTGGGTGAAGATGGAGATAGAGGCAGCGATGACGACGAAGAGAGCAGGCATAAACGTTGGTCTGCACGGGTGTTACACGCCGTTCCTCATACCTACGTCTACGCCCAACATAATGTATCAG ACGAGAAACGCGAGCAGCATCATTTGGACTCAAATATTTACCGACCTTCGGATTACGATAGATTGGCTCTCTCGTTAATATCGCCCTTACCTAATGAACAGGATTTCGCGATTAACGTCTGCACGTTACTTTCCAATGACAACAGGAACAATCTAAAGCTAGAGAAACATCCAAGGATAATCACCTATCTGTTAGGTCATGcgggaatttttaattaca gCTCTCTGCGGCAACTGTTTATGTATGTCTATAGTGAAGTAAGAAAAAAGCCGATTCATAATTTCTGGAGTGATGTGCTCGAATCGGACGAATTTTTGGATCTCACAAATGAAACTAAGTTCTGCGCTCTGGTGGAAGAGGACAAACCCTGTGATACGTTGTTAAaggatgattttttaaaatacgccGGCCTAGATTTACCGCCGAGCGAACAATCAGCCAAGAATGTGTGTGATATGGACAGTGaatgtgaaatttttgaagataGCTTGAAGCTACCCAAGTATGTCAAGTTCAAATCGGATTCATGCGATCGGGAGCTGTTTTGTTTACGACGAACTTTGGGTACTCAGGACTACATCGGGCAGCGGGTACTTCAGATCGCCACCATTTTGCGGAATCTTTGTTTCATTGAAGACAACGTGGCCGTGTTGACGAAAAATTCTGCCTTTATCAGGTTTCTGTTATTGTGCTGTTGTTCGCAGTGGAACGCGTTGAAGACATTGGGGCTCGATATGTTGGGGAACATCGCCACAGATATTGAGTTGAAAGACGTTCAAACCGATTTAATCGCGTCGTTTTTACTGAAGATTGTCAGCAAGAACTTACAAAGTGACGATCGCGCCGCTTGTCTGTCATCCGTAGAagtattaaataaactaaGCCAAAACGAGAAAAACGAAGACGTTCTTATTCGGTCGTTAGAGTCAAATGTATATAACAAAGTCTGTTCCTTTCTCACCATTCACGATGTCATGTTGTTAATTTACACTTTAGAATGTTTGTACTCTTTGTCGTCCCTTGGAGAAAGGGCTTGCAACTTTATAGCGAATAACCATGGAGTAATAGATACTCTAGTGTCACTGGTGACTGTGGAGGGAAAAAGTTACGGACCCAAGGCGTGTATTGGGATGAAATTGGTCGAGACTATTCCCTCGGGAAGTCAACTGCAATCTCAAACGCAGGCGACGTTGCAACAACAGCAGAGTTCTCCTCAAACCTCACCACAACCGACCGCTGTAACGTCGTCCTCGACGCACGTATCGAATTCAGTGACCAACGTTCTTTCGGCTGCGATTGTCAGTCCACCCCCTGCACCATGTGTCACTCCagtcaaaattatttccaacATTTCCACCACCCCAATTAGGAATGTAACGATTGCCCCGCAGAGAATTTTGACTACTCCAGTGGCTGTTACTACCAAAACAG ATGGGGTGGTATCTGCAGCAGCCAAAACCATAACCCTGACCGCTCCTACTATCACCACCACCACACCAGCTGTTGCTGCGCCTCCTGCTGTCCAACCCCTGACCCCACAGCAGTTGATTCAGCAACAGCATGCCCATCAGCAGGCCATCCACGAAAATGAACAGTTTGCTTTGGCATGGTTGCGAGCCACCTATGAACCTTCCACTGCCGGAAACAA GGTGGATCATCAGGAGTTATATAAGCACTACTTAAATTCCTGTTCCCAAATTGGAAGGCGCGGAGTCATCTCACCATTGCACTTTCCCAGATGTGTACG ATCAGTATTCGGCGGAACTGTGGGCCCGAATCCAATGAAACCGGCCAATCCCGGGGATCCCCAGTTCTACGAGGGAATCAAGGTGCGCGCCCAACCTCTTAAACTCAACATTCCCCCCTCATCTCCTCCCCCCAAGCCCTGTTTCAACCCCGTTTCAAGAACCGGTGCTTTAGCGGTGCAGCCTAAGTCGGCGGTGCGCCGAAAACAGAAAGTGGCGCCGGTTCTCGCCGCCAAAAGCGATTCGGCGCCACTATCTGTGGAGGCGGAGCCAGAAGGAGCTTTGACCATTTTGTCCCCTTCATCCCCAATCCTCAAAGCTCAGTTGAGCGCTCCACCAAAGCCACGGGAGAGCGCTACCTCCACGCTGGTCGCTCCGAGTGATTCTAAGAGTCAG GCCATGGCTCACCCCCACTTGAGCCACGCGCTTCTTGGTAGCGGCAGCTCGTCGTCGTCGACGAGCATGACTCCGTTGGCGGCCGCGCCGCTCAAGCTGGAAACTCAGGATTACCAATTAGTGCAAACCGGACAGAGTAATAGCAGTTCGTTAATAAAAAGCCTACTGGCAACAAAG GTGGCTGCCCGCCAAAGACTTCTTTCGCAACAAAACGCCACCCCTGCGGAACCCACCCCACAACCGAAAAACCAAAGTAGATTGGACGCATTAAAAATGCACAGAATCAACGGTGTGCGACAGCTCTTTAATGACAGTGATGTGGGCGACCCGTCGGTGTCTTCAACCACCCAATTCGCGAGCACCATCAAAGGTAAAAAAGAGCCTCCGCAGCCACCACCTCCACCGCTGGCGCCTTTAAGCAACCACAAAGCGAAAACCCCGCCCATAGTGAACGAGGACAGTGACTCTCTTTCGTCTACCTCTGGCATTGCCGCAGTGGGCATCGTCTCCTCAACTGAGGACAATGACAATTCGTTAACCAGTTTCGAGGGTTTGTTAAACGGTATGCCGATAGTCGAAGAGACACTAAACGAGAGCAGCGATTCCAAAGATTCTGTAAAAAATCCTGGTAGTGAGATAAGTATCGATAAGCCACTTAGGCTGGCAGATTTGCTGGAGAAAAAGTTCGATAAGAGTCCGACGTTATTGAATGGCAGTTTGAGTAAAGATCTGAAATTGAGTTCCGACAGGTCGGATTTGTTGGAGAATCACATCGAAAAGGCTTTAAGTAGGGATAAAGTTAGAAATGAAGTCGAGGAAGTTAATATGGAAGTCGAGGAGATGAAAGTAGAGGGTGTCGTGGAAATTAAACAGGGGATTAAACGCCGTGCCTCGGAGGAGATTTCGGAGGTCGATGCCAAGAAAGCTCATGTGCTGACTAACGTAAATGGTAGTAGCGACCCTGCGGAGTCATCTAACGGAGAGGACCGGCCTTCCACAGTATCTACTGCAGCTGCGAAGTTATTTGCCGATTTTGCTGCGGATATTTTGGAAGATGAGGACGAGGAGCAGCTGATGCAGGTCGCACAAACTCCGAATCCTCCGGTCGTCGAGTCGGGACCGCAGCTGATTGTCGACAATAACCAGCAGGTGCTACTGTCGCAACCGAGACAAATTATCGTCTCGCAACCTCAGATACACACTACCAATCAGCAAGTGGTATTTTCTTCAG GAACATCGATAAAAACCGCGTCTGGCCAGACAGTAATTGTAAACGCAGGAGTGCAGCAGAGACAATCCGTTCTAATACAGCCAAACGCGGGGCAGCTGCTATTGTCGCAAGGCCTTCAGGGTCAGGTCCAGTTGGTACAAAGCTCCCAAAGCGGCCAGTATGTTATCCAGACTAATTCCTCGCAAG GTTATGTTGTGGCGCAGCCTCAAACTGCGGTAGTCCACGGCCAGCCTCAAACCGTTCTCTTGGCGCAGCAGGGCCAAAGCGTTGGCTCGAAGACGATAATCATCCTACAGCAGCAGCCGACGGGTTCTGCGACCCACCATCAAAAAGTTGTTGTTACGCCACAAGGGCAACAAGTAGTGGTGACTCAAGTTCCTAGGCCTGTGGCCCAATCTTCTTCT gTATCAAACAACATTCAGCAATCAAAGTCTGCAAGACCAACTCCTGCACCCTCTCCAGCTTTAAGTACAACTTCCACTTCCTCCTCGTTAAGTAATGGAGTTAAGGAAGAACCGAAGGTTAAGATCGTTCGGGACCTTACCACGCCGTACGTTTGCGAGTGGGGCGATTGTGTCAT cgacacaaaatttaaatccgCCAATCAAGTATACATGCATGCGTGCGAAGCTCACTGTCCTCAAGGTGACGAAGAGGTAATCTGTCAGTGGGATCGCTGTGATTCTCTGAAGCGCAAACGGTTTTCTTTGATGACACATTTGCACGACAAACACTGTAATGTTGAG GCAATGAAGCATAGTTTAGTAAGGCGGAAAAAAATCTCGCAGGGCATAAACGTGGAGCCGCCTCCCGCGTCTCCGACCTCACATCCCGGATATGCCCCGGATGCGGCTCTTCATGCCATTAAAAGGCACGCATTGGAGTTTGTCAACCCTAAGGAGTTACAG ATCAAAACCCCTAAGCATGGCGGTACTACAACAATAAAAGTTCAGCTTCCACCTCAAGATCAG GATGACAATGAAGGACCAGTGACTAAAAGCATACGGTTAACAGCTTCATTAATCCTTCGCAATCTGGTGATTTACAGCAGCCATTGTAAACG GTACTTAAAATCGTACGAGTCTCACTTGGCAAACATCGCATTGAGTAACGTAGAATCTTCGAGAACCATAGCACAAGTATTGTACGACATAAACGATGGAACGACCCACAGGTGA
- the Bap170 gene encoding AT-rich interactive domain-containing protein 2 isoform X6, which translates to MAEIVGKDEATYSKERDSFLRDLRHFHEVRGTPFKRCPTLGGKEIDLYLLYSLITAEGGWIKVNSKNLWNNFWPHFKIPSSCVNASVALKQIYLRYLDRWEKVHFLGEDGDRGSDDDEESRHKRWSARVLHAVPHTYVYAQHNVSDEKREQHHLDSNIYRPSDYDRLALSLISPLPNEQDFAINVCTLLSNDNRNNLKLEKHPRIITYLLGHAGIFNYSSLRQLFMYVYSEVRKKPIHNFWSDVLESDEFLDLTNETKFCALVEEDKPCDTLLKDDFLKYAGLDLPPSEQSAKNVCDMDSECEIFEDSLKLPKYVKFKSDSCDRELFCLRRTLGTQDYIGQRVLQIATILRNLCFIEDNVAVLTKNSAFIRFLLLCCCSQWNALKTLGLDMLGNIATDIELKDVQTDLIASFLLKIVSKNLQSDDRAACLSSVEVLNKLSQNEKNEDVLIRSLESNVYNKVCSFLTIHDVMLLIYTLECLYSLSSLGERACNFIANNHGVIDTLVSLVTVEGKSYGPKACIGMKLVETIPSGSQLQSQTQATLQQQQSSPQTSPQPTAVTSSSTHVSNSVTNVLSAAIVSPPPAPCVTPVKIISNISTTPIRNVTIAPQRILTTPVAVTTKTDGVVSAAAKTITLTAPTITTTTPAVAAPPAVQPLTPQQLIQQQHAHQQAIHENEQFALAWLRATYEPSTAGNKVDHQELYKHYLNSCSQIGRRGVISPLHFPRCVRSVFGGTVGPNPMKPANPGDPQFYEGIKVRAQPLKLNIPPSSPPPKPCFNPVSRTGALAVQPKSAVRRKQKVAPVLAAKSDSAPLSVEAEPEGALTILSPSSPILKAQLSAPPKPRESATSTLVAPSDSKSQAMAHPHLSHALLGSGSSSSSTSMTPLAAAPLKLETQDYQLVQTGQSNSSSLIKSLLATKVAARQRLLSQQNATPAEPTPQPKNQSRLDALKMHRINGVRQLFNDSDVGDPSVSSTTQFASTIKGKKEPPQPPPPPLAPLSNHKAKTPPIVNEDSDSLSSTSGIAAVGIVSSTEDNDNSLTSFEGLLNGMPIVEETLNESSDSKDSVKNPGSEISIDKPLRLADLLEKKFDKSPTLLNGSLSKDLKLSSDRSDLLENHIEKALSRDKVRNEVEEVNMEVEEMKVEGVVEIKQGIKRRASEEISEVDAKKAHVLTNVNGSSDPAESSNGEDRPSTVSTAAAKLFADFAADILEDEDEEQLMQVAQTPNPPVVESGPQLIVDNNQQVLLSQPRQIIVSQPQIHTTNQQVVFSSGTSIKTASGQTVIVNAGVQQRQSVLIQPNAGQLLLSQGLQGQVQLVQSSQSGQYVIQTNSSQGYVVAQPQTAVVHGQPQTVLLAQQGQSVGSKTIIILQQQPTGSATHHQKVVVTPQGQQVVVTQVPRPVAQSSSVSNNIQQSKSARPTPAPSPALSTTSTSSSLSNGVKEEPKVKIVRDLTTPYVCEWGDCVIDTKFKSANQVYMHACEAHCPQGDEEVICQWDRCDSLKRKRFSLMTHLHDKHCNVEAMKHSLVRRKKISQGINVEPPPASPTSHPGYAPDAALHAIKRHALEFVNPKELQDDNEGPVTKSIRLTASLILRNLVIYSSHCKRYLKSYESHLANIALSNVESSRTIAQVLYDINDGTTHR; encoded by the exons ATGGCCGAAATTGTCGGGAAAGACGAGGCCACGTACTCCAAGGAAAGAGACAGTTTTCTTCGCGATTTGCGACACTTCCATGAGGTCAGGGG GACTCCCTTTAAACGGTGCCCTACCCTCGGAGGTAAGGAGATTGACCTCTATCTGCTGTATTCACTGATCACAGCTGAAGGGGGCTGGATTAAG GTTAATTCGAAGAACCTGTGGAACAATTTCTGGCCTCATTTCAAGATCCCATCCTCCTGCGTTAACGCATCTGTCGCCCTCAAGCAAATTTACTTAAG gTATTTGGACCGTTGGGAAAAAGTTCACTTTCTGGGTGAAGATGGAGATAGAGGCAGCGATGACGACGAAGAGAGCAGGCATAAACGTTGGTCTGCACGGGTGTTACACGCCGTTCCTCATACCTACGTCTACGCCCAACATAATGTATCAG ACGAGAAACGCGAGCAGCATCATTTGGACTCAAATATTTACCGACCTTCGGATTACGATAGATTGGCTCTCTCGTTAATATCGCCCTTACCTAATGAACAGGATTTCGCGATTAACGTCTGCACGTTACTTTCCAATGACAACAGGAACAATCTAAAGCTAGAGAAACATCCAAGGATAATCACCTATCTGTTAGGTCATGcgggaatttttaattaca gCTCTCTGCGGCAACTGTTTATGTATGTCTATAGTGAAGTAAGAAAAAAGCCGATTCATAATTTCTGGAGTGATGTGCTCGAATCGGACGAATTTTTGGATCTCACAAATGAAACTAAGTTCTGCGCTCTGGTGGAAGAGGACAAACCCTGTGATACGTTGTTAAaggatgattttttaaaatacgccGGCCTAGATTTACCGCCGAGCGAACAATCAGCCAAGAATGTGTGTGATATGGACAGTGaatgtgaaatttttgaagataGCTTGAAGCTACCCAAGTATGTCAAGTTCAAATCGGATTCATGCGATCGGGAGCTGTTTTGTTTACGACGAACTTTGGGTACTCAGGACTACATCGGGCAGCGGGTACTTCAGATCGCCACCATTTTGCGGAATCTTTGTTTCATTGAAGACAACGTGGCCGTGTTGACGAAAAATTCTGCCTTTATCAGGTTTCTGTTATTGTGCTGTTGTTCGCAGTGGAACGCGTTGAAGACATTGGGGCTCGATATGTTGGGGAACATCGCCACAGATATTGAGTTGAAAGACGTTCAAACCGATTTAATCGCGTCGTTTTTACTGAAGATTGTCAGCAAGAACTTACAAAGTGACGATCGCGCCGCTTGTCTGTCATCCGTAGAagtattaaataaactaaGCCAAAACGAGAAAAACGAAGACGTTCTTATTCGGTCGTTAGAGTCAAATGTATATAACAAAGTCTGTTCCTTTCTCACCATTCACGATGTCATGTTGTTAATTTACACTTTAGAATGTTTGTACTCTTTGTCGTCCCTTGGAGAAAGGGCTTGCAACTTTATAGCGAATAACCATGGAGTAATAGATACTCTAGTGTCACTGGTGACTGTGGAGGGAAAAAGTTACGGACCCAAGGCGTGTATTGGGATGAAATTGGTCGAGACTATTCCCTCGGGAAGTCAACTGCAATCTCAAACGCAGGCGACGTTGCAACAACAGCAGAGTTCTCCTCAAACCTCACCACAACCGACCGCTGTAACGTCGTCCTCGACGCACGTATCGAATTCAGTGACCAACGTTCTTTCGGCTGCGATTGTCAGTCCACCCCCTGCACCATGTGTCACTCCagtcaaaattatttccaacATTTCCACCACCCCAATTAGGAATGTAACGATTGCCCCGCAGAGAATTTTGACTACTCCAGTGGCTGTTACTACCAAAACAG ATGGGGTGGTATCTGCAGCAGCCAAAACCATAACCCTGACCGCTCCTACTATCACCACCACCACACCAGCTGTTGCTGCGCCTCCTGCTGTCCAACCCCTGACCCCACAGCAGTTGATTCAGCAACAGCATGCCCATCAGCAGGCCATCCACGAAAATGAACAGTTTGCTTTGGCATGGTTGCGAGCCACCTATGAACCTTCCACTGCCGGAAACAA GGTGGATCATCAGGAGTTATATAAGCACTACTTAAATTCCTGTTCCCAAATTGGAAGGCGCGGAGTCATCTCACCATTGCACTTTCCCAGATGTGTACG ATCAGTATTCGGCGGAACTGTGGGCCCGAATCCAATGAAACCGGCCAATCCCGGGGATCCCCAGTTCTACGAGGGAATCAAGGTGCGCGCCCAACCTCTTAAACTCAACATTCCCCCCTCATCTCCTCCCCCCAAGCCCTGTTTCAACCCCGTTTCAAGAACCGGTGCTTTAGCGGTGCAGCCTAAGTCGGCGGTGCGCCGAAAACAGAAAGTGGCGCCGGTTCTCGCCGCCAAAAGCGATTCGGCGCCACTATCTGTGGAGGCGGAGCCAGAAGGAGCTTTGACCATTTTGTCCCCTTCATCCCCAATCCTCAAAGCTCAGTTGAGCGCTCCACCAAAGCCACGGGAGAGCGCTACCTCCACGCTGGTCGCTCCGAGTGATTCTAAGAGTCAG GCCATGGCTCACCCCCACTTGAGCCACGCGCTTCTTGGTAGCGGCAGCTCGTCGTCGTCGACGAGCATGACTCCGTTGGCGGCCGCGCCGCTCAAGCTGGAAACTCAGGATTACCAATTAGTGCAAACCGGACAGAGTAATAGCAGTTCGTTAATAAAAAGCCTACTGGCAACAAAG GTGGCTGCCCGCCAAAGACTTCTTTCGCAACAAAACGCCACCCCTGCGGAACCCACCCCACAACCGAAAAACCAAAGTAGATTGGACGCATTAAAAATGCACAGAATCAACGGTGTGCGACAGCTCTTTAATGACAGTGATGTGGGCGACCCGTCGGTGTCTTCAACCACCCAATTCGCGAGCACCATCAAAGGTAAAAAAGAGCCTCCGCAGCCACCACCTCCACCGCTGGCGCCTTTAAGCAACCACAAAGCGAAAACCCCGCCCATAGTGAACGAGGACAGTGACTCTCTTTCGTCTACCTCTGGCATTGCCGCAGTGGGCATCGTCTCCTCAACTGAGGACAATGACAATTCGTTAACCAGTTTCGAGGGTTTGTTAAACGGTATGCCGATAGTCGAAGAGACACTAAACGAGAGCAGCGATTCCAAAGATTCTGTAAAAAATCCTGGTAGTGAGATAAGTATCGATAAGCCACTTAGGCTGGCAGATTTGCTGGAGAAAAAGTTCGATAAGAGTCCGACGTTATTGAATGGCAGTTTGAGTAAAGATCTGAAATTGAGTTCCGACAGGTCGGATTTGTTGGAGAATCACATCGAAAAGGCTTTAAGTAGGGATAAAGTTAGAAATGAAGTCGAGGAAGTTAATATGGAAGTCGAGGAGATGAAAGTAGAGGGTGTCGTGGAAATTAAACAGGGGATTAAACGCCGTGCCTCGGAGGAGATTTCGGAGGTCGATGCCAAGAAAGCTCATGTGCTGACTAACGTAAATGGTAGTAGCGACCCTGCGGAGTCATCTAACGGAGAGGACCGGCCTTCCACAGTATCTACTGCAGCTGCGAAGTTATTTGCCGATTTTGCTGCGGATATTTTGGAAGATGAGGACGAGGAGCAGCTGATGCAGGTCGCACAAACTCCGAATCCTCCGGTCGTCGAGTCGGGACCGCAGCTGATTGTCGACAATAACCAGCAGGTGCTACTGTCGCAACCGAGACAAATTATCGTCTCGCAACCTCAGATACACACTACCAATCAGCAAGTGGTATTTTCTTCAG GAACATCGATAAAAACCGCGTCTGGCCAGACAGTAATTGTAAACGCAGGAGTGCAGCAGAGACAATCCGTTCTAATACAGCCAAACGCGGGGCAGCTGCTATTGTCGCAAGGCCTTCAGGGTCAGGTCCAGTTGGTACAAAGCTCCCAAAGCGGCCAGTATGTTATCCAGACTAATTCCTCGCAAG GTTATGTTGTGGCGCAGCCTCAAACTGCGGTAGTCCACGGCCAGCCTCAAACCGTTCTCTTGGCGCAGCAGGGCCAAAGCGTTGGCTCGAAGACGATAATCATCCTACAGCAGCAGCCGACGGGTTCTGCGACCCACCATCAAAAAGTTGTTGTTACGCCACAAGGGCAACAAGTAGTGGTGACTCAAGTTCCTAGGCCTGTGGCCCAATCTTCTTCT gTATCAAACAACATTCAGCAATCAAAGTCTGCAAGACCAACTCCTGCACCCTCTCCAGCTTTAAGTACAACTTCCACTTCCTCCTCGTTAAGTAATGGAGTTAAGGAAGAACCGAAGGTTAAGATCGTTCGGGACCTTACCACGCCGTACGTTTGCGAGTGGGGCGATTGTGTCAT cgacacaaaatttaaatccgCCAATCAAGTATACATGCATGCGTGCGAAGCTCACTGTCCTCAAGGTGACGAAGAGGTAATCTGTCAGTGGGATCGCTGTGATTCTCTGAAGCGCAAACGGTTTTCTTTGATGACACATTTGCACGACAAACACTGTAATGTTGAG GCAATGAAGCATAGTTTAGTAAGGCGGAAAAAAATCTCGCAGGGCATAAACGTGGAGCCGCCTCCCGCGTCTCCGACCTCACATCCCGGATATGCCCCGGATGCGGCTCTTCATGCCATTAAAAGGCACGCATTGGAGTTTGTCAACCCTAAGGAGTTACAG GATGACAATGAAGGACCAGTGACTAAAAGCATACGGTTAACAGCTTCATTAATCCTTCGCAATCTGGTGATTTACAGCAGCCATTGTAAACG GTACTTAAAATCGTACGAGTCTCACTTGGCAAACATCGCATTGAGTAACGTAGAATCTTCGAGAACCATAGCACAAGTATTGTACGACATAAACGATGGAACGACCCACAGGTGA